The genomic DNA AATTATAGTAACTGAAATCACACTAATAATGTACGAATCAAAAGTGGTACCAAGTGCGTGGATCTTTGTAGTGATTAGTGTGTTCAGATATAAGTGATCAAAGTAAGAAACAAGGCATATTGGGGCATGTACAGAAGAATTAAGGTAGAAAGTTAggatttttgaaaattaagcttAAAATAAGCAGATATGTCAATTGGGACTATTTCACTGAAAAGGAGAGAACTTAATGAAGGTATGACTGTTAAAGCTCAAGTTTAGTGAAGACTTTTATGTACAAGACAGATAAATCTGTAGAGCTCCATGGAATGGGCAGTACTGTTTCATACCCCCTGAAGATAGGTTCTGTGACAGTACTGGAAACATGTGTAATGGACTAGGAAATGAGTAATCATACCTGAGCGTATGTACTCTCAGAGAATACTTCAGACATATCCTAGAATATTATATCTCAGAATGATATTAAGAAAGTTGGGTTAGATGAGATCTTAGATCCTTTCCATTTATAATGCCTGATATTGTTTATCAAAGGATAATTTGACTTAAGTTGAAAGCAAATTGTGTATTAAAAAAGtagtattaaattttattatacataGATTGTTAACAGATTTAgagtttgttttgttcttaaatGTGTGAGATTCATGACTTGATTTAGGATTAGTACTTTGTGTCTGGTTGCAAggtttttattttagtaattagTGTTACTAAATTTTTTCACCCTGAAGTGTAACCTTGGATGTTTTCTAATGTGCTGCTTTGGGATCTTCCAgacttgtttttcatttgttgccaGATTTGGTTGTGATGATCTTGGCACAAAGCTTTTGCTGTAAAAAGGAGGATTCTATCAGCAAGAGACAGAAAGCAGCAGAGCAATGGGACCAGCCAATAAATCCCAAACATCTCCAGACACTTTCTTGCTGATGGGCATCCCAGGACTAGAGCAACTGCATGTTTGGATTGGGATTCCCTTCTGCTCCATGTATGTGGTGGCTGTTGTGGGGAATATGACCATTCTGGCTGTGGTGAGGACAGAGCGAAGCCTCCACAAGcctatgtttctctttctgtgcaTGCTCTCTGTCACCGACCTGGTCCTCTCCACGTCTACACTGCCTCGCATGCTCTGTCTCTTCTGGCTCGGAGCCCAGGACATTGCCTTTGATGCCTGCCTGACCCAAATGTTCTTCATTCATAGTTTTACTGCTATGGAATCAGGCTTCTTTTTGTCTATGGCCattgaccgctatgtggccatttGTCATCCACTGCGCCACACCACCATTCTCACCCACACTCGCATTGCTAAAATGGGAGCTTCTGTGGTACTGCGGGGCGTGGCCTTCTTTTCCCCACATCCTATCCTGCTCAGACAGCTGCCCTACTGCAGGACTCGAATCATTGCCCACACCTACTGTGAGTTCATGGCTGTGGTGAAGCTGGCGTGTGTGGACACAGGGCCCACCAAGCGTTACAGCCTCAGTGTGGCCTCTGTCATTGGCTCCTGTGATGGGTTATTCATTGCTGTGTCTTATGTCCTAATCCTTCGTGCAGTCTTTCGTCTTCCATCACGGGAAGCAAGTCTTAAAGCTCTAGGCACTTGTGGCTCCCATGTCTGTGTCATTCTCGTTTTCTACTCCACAGCTGTCTTTACCTTCCTCACTCACCGTTTTGGCCACAATGTggccccccaaattcatatcttCATTGCCAATATATACCTTCTGGTACCACCTTTTCTTAACCCCATTGTTTATGGTATAAGGACCAAGAAAATTCGAGACCATGTTCTTAGTTCTCTAATGGTAAAGGTTGCTTGATTATATTGAAATTGTTTGCAAAGATGGTATAAGAATAAGGAGGGAAGAATATAAATGACTTATCCCTTTTTCATAACTGACATGATGCCTTTTTCCACTGgtattgttaggggaagcacactgattgaaactgcccaccctggccaggcaccatagtaaccatttataTGAGtcgttttatgacaggagatcctgataaggaatatggaactaatactgctactgctactgccaagtcgcttcagtcgtgtccaactctgtgcaaccccacagacggaagcccagcaggctccctagtccctgggattctccaggcaagaagactggagtgggttgccattttcttctccaatgcatgaaagtgaaaagtgaaagtgaagtcgctcagtcatgtctgactcttagcgaccccatggactccagcctaccaggcttccctgtccatgggattttccaggcaagagtactggagtggggtgccattaccttctccatggAACTAATAACCCACCACCAACAGGAAGAGTTCAGAAAAGGTTGAAAGGAGACACTGcatgtctgtccacttcccagaatccctctctctagcatccatcttggctgagcgatgtgtgcaccaccaggaaagactgaattagagtgattggccaaagaccaaccggaaactaatcccatcaccataaaacccgataCTGCGAGCCAcacagcagagcagttctcctgggttcccttaccctactgctctccacccgggtgccctttcccaataaaatctcttgctttgtcagacatgtgtctccttggacaattcatttccaagtgttagacaagagcccagtttcgggccctggaaggggtcccccttcctgcaacagtatcAGACATCTTATCAGATTTTAATGGGGAAGAATGACCATACAAGATAgaaatttctcaattttaattaAACTAGTACACTTAATATATTCTGTGTGCCTTTGAATTTTGGGGAGCTTACTTAGAACCTGATGAACTTAAAGGGACTCTCCTCTTTTTGTGCTGCTAGTGATCATTTCCTGGTATgctgctaggcttccctggtagctcagaggttaaagcgtctgcctgcaatgcgggagaactgggttcgatcccagggttgggaagatcccctggagaaggaaatggcaactcgctccagtattcttgcctggagaatcccatggacggaggagcctggtgggctacagtccacggggtcgcaaagagtcggacacgactgagtgacttcagtttcaattTTTGTGGTGTTAACTGGGGTAGTAGTTTATTTTCAAATAGggagtgattttaaaaagaaggaaatccatgAGAACCTCAA from Budorcas taxicolor isolate Tak-1 chromosome 15, Takin1.1, whole genome shotgun sequence includes the following:
- the LOC128060852 gene encoding olfactory receptor 52P1-like, whose translation is MGPANKSQTSPDTFLLMGIPGLEQLHVWIGIPFCSMYVVAVVGNMTILAVVRTERSLHKPMFLFLCMLSVTDLVLSTSTLPRMLCLFWLGAQDIAFDACLTQMFFIHSFTAMESGFFLSMAIDRYVAICHPLRHTTILTHTRIAKMGASVVLRGVAFFSPHPILLRQLPYCRTRIIAHTYCEFMAVVKLACVDTGPTKRYSLSVASVIGSCDGLFIAVSYVLILRAVFRLPSREASLKALGTCGSHVCVILVFYSTAVFTFLTHRFGHNVAPQIHIFIANIYLLVPPFLNPIVYGIRTKKIRDHVLSSLMVKVA